Genomic window (Aquimarina sp. BL5):
TCACTAGTTTTGCTTTTGCATACTTATTTAGAAGATCTTCTGCCATTGCAAATTTTTCTTCATCTGTATACGTATTAGAAGGCGGTTCTTGGTTAATAAATATGGCAGAATCCATTACTTCTTTACTTATAAACTTTTTTACGTGCTTATCCTTTTTACCTAACTTAAAAACTGATCCATTAAGAATATTTTTTATAGTAATTTTAGTATTATAAAATACTTTTTCAGGTCTAGGGTAACTATAAAGAGGATCTACAATATACACGTCATCTCCTCTCTCAGAATCGTCAACTTTATAAGAGTCTAAAGTTAGCGTAAGACATCCTGTAAAATGTGCATCAATCCCTTTCGCTTTAAGGGTATCTGCGGTGAATTGATCTCTACATCCTATAGGTTCGTGCTTTTTTAAATAAGCAATCCCTTTTTCACTTAACATCGCTGGAGCAGCGGTATTATTCATATGAAAAGATACAAATACAGGATCTATATCTTCTGAAGGAACCCAATTATGAATATTATGCGTAAACCATCCATTCATAATCAGTTTTATAGGATCTCCTTTATATTCTCCTAATCGTTCTCTATTTAATAGTGTATCGACTTTTGGTAAATATTGTTTAGCCGCTAAGCTTTGTATATTATCTCCTACGTTAAAGAAATTCTTATTCTCATCGTATGTAAGTAGTCCGTATTTCATGAATTCTACAATTTACCTAGTTTTTTATTCTATTTGAATTTTCTATATATCGTTTGTAACCAAGGAAACTTATTTCTAATAATAAACTTTAATCTATTTGTTCCTTTGTTAGCATTATTAATCTTTTCTTCCAAAAGCCGATCCACTTTTCCGTTTCTGAAATCGTTCATATGGTTGGTTTCAGTCTCAACATCTTCAAAAACAAAGAAAGTTTCTACACTCTTAGCTTTTTCCATTAATTCCCACCAAAAATATTTTACTCCTTTACTACCAGAACCAATATGTAATATTTGATAAATCTTGTCATAAACACTACCATCAACTTTGAAACCGTATTCATTGGGGTTTTGGTTATTAAGAATTAAACCTAGTATAGTTCTGAAACATTTTTCACAATAACTACAGTTAAACTCGGTTCTTTTTTCTGAATAACATACTCGAAGTCTGAATCTTTTATTTTTTTCTGAAGCAAATTTTGCAATCAAATCAACTTTGTCCTGTCTTTTTAATTCATAACCATCATGAAATACCTTGAAACCAGATCCCCAAGTTATCTTCTCATCGATCTCTGGTGTAGATCCCCAATCAATATCTATATGATCTGTATAAGAAGAGGCTATATGAACTGAACCATACTTATTTATATATGATAAAGGAGCAATTGATCCTACTAGAGCTAATCCATGCTGTACTTTTCCCCACCATCCAATGTCTTTTAACAAAAGTTCTACTTGATACGTATAAAAATCTCTAAGGTTGGTTTCTATATATTCCTTATTATTATCATTAAGCAGTTCTTCACTTTCTATAAAACCAGTGAAATCCTTCCATTGATCTTTATCTTTTATAGTAATATCTGCACCATGAAGTGTAATTAAATCAGGGGTTCTATCATAAATTCTAATATAGGTTGCATATGCATCTACTCCTCCGCTAAAAAGCATTGATGATTTGGAACCATCTAAAGTATTTTTTACTAATTTCTTCGCAACCAATTTACCTTCAAAACTATTAGCAGGGTCTCTCTTAGCGAATTCTTTTTTTATTTCCTCCTGAGCTTTATAAAAATCCTCATCTACTTCATCCACTTCTATAGTAAAACCCGCAAACCAAGCCATCGGTAGTATATTAGATAAAAATGGAATTACCGCAATACTTATCGGTGTGGCACTAACATCTATTTGATATTTGGAGTAAAAAGGCTCTTTCTCTACAAAGAGCTTCTGGATATTCGAACCAACAGAATACTCATAGCTGATCTTACGACCTTCTTCTGAATATGTAATTGAATGTAGCTTTACTGTATCCATTCTTTCTTTTATTTTCGTTTCAATAAAGAAACTATAGGTTTTCTAAATAATTCTTTTTCATATTCTAGCATACCAATAGAATACATCGTAAAGATAAAAACAACAGTGTAGGAAATAGCTTTTGTTATAAAACTAAACCATCCATCTCCGGGGATATAATTGATAAAATAACCTGTAGCAATCACTAATAAAACTACAATAAGCGTTTTATGAAATAATTCTTTAAAAAAACGCAGAATATTTAACCCTATCTTATTATGATAATAAAAATTCATAACGTTTTGTACAATGATCCATCCTGCAACCAATCCTATAATCATTCCTATAGCACTGTATTCTATTGCTAGAAAACCACCTAGGATTACTCCTAAAATCATAAAGACAAGATAAAGAATAGCCTTAAAAGATAATTTATTTTTTGCCTCTAGTATAGAATTTCCAAATGCTTGTAATAATGGTAGTGTGTACCCAATCATTATAATTAGTGCAATACTATATATTTCTCTACATTCCTCTATACTATACCTTCCGTTGCCTGATGATTCTCCTCCTCCACCAACCCAAAGATTGATAAACTGCTCTCCATATAACATAAAAGCGCCAAAAATATACATCAAAATTATAAAAGATAACCTTCCTAATTTGATCATCATGTCGGTCAATTCCTCTCCACTAGCGTTATTTACTGACATCTGTGTTGCTCTTGGTAAGAACACACTGGAAATCGCCGTAGAAAAGGCTCCGTAGTACGTTCCCAATGCAATCCCAAGTCCATAGATTCCTAGAACCTTAGGAACACTTATAGCTCCTAAAACCCAACTACCTGACTTCCACTGTAACATATTTACAATTGCGAACAGAAAAATCCAACTTGAGTATTTAAAAATCTGAAGTACAAAACTTTTAGATAGTTTATGCAATTTAAATCTAACCTTAAGCTTCACTAATACATAATAAGCAGATACCGAAATGGTCAGAATATTGAATACCGTATCCACAATAACTAAGGCAATAGCTCTCCCTCCAAAAAACAAAACCGCCACTATAGTTAATGATCTAAGAATATATCGTATAATACCAATAGACTCGGGAAACACAAATTTTTCATACCCTTTACAAATACCCGTAAATATCATTCCTGGAAGTTGAATCGCTAAATTAAAAACTAAAATCACAAACATCAACTTGGCAATTCTAAGTTCTTCTGCGTTGAATTTCGTAAAATATGTATCAATAAAGAAATAAAATACGATCCCAGAAATTACTACTAACGTCGAGACTGCAAAATATAATATCCTAACAGTTCCTAAAAAATTCTCTTCTCCTTCTCTATCTTTCTCTGCTCTATACTTAGCTATAAATCGAACCACAGTATTCGTTAACCCAAAATCCAGCAATGCTATGGTACCTATCAATGCACCTATAGCATTGAATATACCATACTCATCTTTTCCTAAATAACTAACTATTAGCGGAGTCATAACAATTCCGATAACATTAATCAGGAAGATCTTTAGGTATGTAAGTAAAGCTCCTTTTTTTAATTGGCTCAATGTGGTTGGTTTAAAAAGTTGTTTAATTTATAAAATGAAGATTGTTTCCCTTACAGTCTTCCGTGTACTTTTTCTTCTAATATACCTTTAACATCATATAAAATTCCATTTGATTTTAATAATGATTTCAGATTTATATCAAGATACTCCTTATGTGCAACGGTTAATACAATGGCATCAAATTTAGAATTTGGTAATTCCGTTACTGTCTCCAAATCATATTCATGTTTTACTTCTGATGGATTTGCCCAAGGATCATAAATAGTAATATCTGTTCCGAAATCTTTTAGATTCGCTATTACGTCCACGGCCCTGGTATTTCTAACATCCGGACAGTTTTCTTTAAAAGTAATCCCAAGCACCAAAATATTAGCTCCTTTAATTTTGATATCATGATTCACCATTAATTTGATAACTTCTGAAGCAACATATTGCCCCATGCTATCATTTAATCTTCGTCCAGCTAAAATAATTTCCGGATGATATCCGAATTCCTGTGCTCTTTGAGCTAAATAATAAGGATCCACTCCTATACAATGTCCTCCTACCAAACCTGGTTTAAAAGGCAAGAAATTCCATTTGGTACCAGCAGCTTTTAACACTTCACTAGTATCAATATCCATAAGGTTAAAAATCTTAGCTAACTCGTTGACAAAAGCAATATTAATATCACGTTGAGAATTTTCTATCACTTTAGCCGCCTCTGCCACTTTTATAGTTGGAGCCAAATGAGTTCCTGCTGTAATAACAGAAGCATAAAGTGCATCTACTTTTTCACCTATTTCTGGTGTCGAACCTGCAGTTACTTTAAGAATTTTTTCTACTGTATGTAATTTATCCCCCGGATTGATGCGCTCTGGAGAATATCCAGCGTAAAAATCTTCATTAAATTTTAATCCACTTATTTTTTCTAATACCGGAATACATTCTTCCTCAGTAACGCCTGGATATACTGTAGATTCGTAAATAACAATATCTCCTTTTTTCAAAACTTTACCTACAGTTTCACTAGACTTATATAATGGAGTCAGATCAGGTCTATTATTTTTATCAACTGGAGTAGGAACAGTAACCACATAATAGTTACAGTCTTTTATATCTTCTAAGTTATAAGAACAATATAATCCCTTATCCATTTGAGAGCTATCCTTCAAAACGGATTGCAAAACTTCATCTTCAACTTCTAAAGTAGCATCTGTTCCTGATCTTAATTCTTCAATTCTATTTTTATTAATGTCAAAACCAATTACAGGAAATTTTGTTGCAAACAATCTAGCTAAAGGAAGTCCTACATATCCTAAACCAATGATTCCTATTTTAATATTCTGCATGTTTGTTGTGGTTGTTTAATTTTATACACAGGTAATGTATCATTATTTTAGATTATCCCAGTACCATTTTACAGCTTCTTTTAATCCAGATTTCATATCAAACTTCGGATGGTAACCAAGAAGTGTTTTAGCTTTATCTACAGAAGCTAAAGAATGTGGCACATCTCCTTTACGTTCTGGACCTTTTTTAACATCTACGTTTGTGATTTCTGAATCAAACTCCGACAAATATTCTTTTAATAAAGTAACTAATTCGTTTAAAGTAGTTCTCTCTCCAAAAGCGGTATTATATACATTATTTAATGCTTCTTCGTTATCAGAGACGATAGCCCTTAGATTCATCTGAATTACGTTATCGATATATGTAAAATCTCTAGAAAAAGATCCATCACCATTAATTACAGGTGATTCATGTTCCATAAACTGCATTACAAACTTTGGAATCACAGCTGCATATGCTCCATTAGGATCCTGTTTGCGTCCAAAAACATTAAAATAACGTAATCCGATAGTATCCAGATCATACGTTCTTTTAAAATTATCCGCATATAATTCATTTACATATTTGGTAATCGCATATGGTGATAGAGGCTTCCCTATCTTATCCTCTAATTTCGGCAAAGCCTTAGAATCTCCATAAGTCGAAGAGCTAGCCGCATATATAAATCGTTTGACTCCAGCGTCTCTAGAAGCTACTAGCATGTTAAGAAAACCTCCAACATTTACATCATTAGTAGTTATTGGATCATTTATGGATCTTGGTACAGATCCTAATGCAGCTTGATGCAATATATAATCCACGCCATTACAGGCTTTATGGCAATCATCAAGATTCCTTATATCTCCTTCAATAAATGTAAAACTTGGATTTTCGTTAATTGCTGCTAAG
Coding sequences:
- a CDS encoding oligosaccharide flippase family protein, whose translation is MSQLKKGALLTYLKIFLINVIGIVMTPLIVSYLGKDEYGIFNAIGALIGTIALLDFGLTNTVVRFIAKYRAEKDREGEENFLGTVRILYFAVSTLVVISGIVFYFFIDTYFTKFNAEELRIAKLMFVILVFNLAIQLPGMIFTGICKGYEKFVFPESIGIIRYILRSLTIVAVLFFGGRAIALVIVDTVFNILTISVSAYYVLVKLKVRFKLHKLSKSFVLQIFKYSSWIFLFAIVNMLQWKSGSWVLGAISVPKVLGIYGLGIALGTYYGAFSTAISSVFLPRATQMSVNNASGEELTDMMIKLGRLSFIILMYIFGAFMLYGEQFINLWVGGGGESSGNGRYSIEECREIYSIALIIMIGYTLPLLQAFGNSILEAKNKLSFKAILYLVFMILGVILGGFLAIEYSAIGMIIGLVAGWIIVQNVMNFYYHNKIGLNILRFFKELFHKTLIVVLLVIATGYFINYIPGDGWFSFITKAISYTVVFIFTMYSIGMLEYEKELFRKPIVSLLKRK
- a CDS encoding polysaccharide pyruvyl transferase family protein, producing the protein MKYGLLTYDENKNFFNVGDNIQSLAAKQYLPKVDTLLNRERLGEYKGDPIKLIMNGWFTHNIHNWVPSEDIDPVFVSFHMNNTAAPAMLSEKGIAYLKKHEPIGCRDQFTADTLKAKGIDAHFTGCLTLTLDSYKVDDSERGDDVYIVDPLYSYPRPEKVFYNTKITIKNILNGSVFKLGKKDKHVKKFISKEVMDSAIFINQEPPSNTYTDEEKFAMAEDLLNKYAKAKLVITSRIHCALPCLAMGTPVIFVNGFDSFVDSCRFDGILELFNRIDIDSKTGTYTSNFGLEGKITKDTIVKNLEKHHELANALKEKVTSKI
- a CDS encoding nucleotide sugar dehydrogenase, whose translation is MQNIKIGIIGLGYVGLPLARLFATKFPVIGFDINKNRIEELRSGTDATLEVEDEVLQSVLKDSSQMDKGLYCSYNLEDIKDCNYYVVTVPTPVDKNNRPDLTPLYKSSETVGKVLKKGDIVIYESTVYPGVTEEECIPVLEKISGLKFNEDFYAGYSPERINPGDKLHTVEKILKVTAGSTPEIGEKVDALYASVITAGTHLAPTIKVAEAAKVIENSQRDINIAFVNELAKIFNLMDIDTSEVLKAAGTKWNFLPFKPGLVGGHCIGVDPYYLAQRAQEFGYHPEIILAGRRLNDSMGQYVASEVIKLMVNHDIKIKGANILVLGITFKENCPDVRNTRAVDVIANLKDFGTDITIYDPWANPSEVKHEYDLETVTELPNSKFDAIVLTVAHKEYLDINLKSLLKSNGILYDVKGILEEKVHGRL
- a CDS encoding SDR family oxidoreductase; this encodes MNTNQLELLSSSTVLVTGAAGFIGSNLCEALLEKGSKVVGLDNFATGHKKNLAAINENPSFTFIEGDIRNLDDCHKACNGVDYILHQAALGSVPRSINDPITTNDVNVGGFLNMLVASRDAGVKRFIYAASSSTYGDSKALPKLEDKIGKPLSPYAITKYVNELYADNFKRTYDLDTIGLRYFNVFGRKQDPNGAYAAVIPKFVMQFMEHESPVINGDGSFSRDFTYIDNVIQMNLRAIVSDNEEALNNVYNTAFGERTTLNELVTLLKEYLSEFDSEITNVDVKKGPERKGDVPHSLASVDKAKTLLGYHPKFDMKSGLKEAVKWYWDNLK